Below is a genomic region from Granulicella sibirica.
GACGCTGCTTGATGTGCAGAAGTCACTGTTTTCGCTGACTGCGAGCAGGGACAGGGAACAGAGCTTCGAGAGCGAGAAGTGGGGCGGCGGACATGGGATCTTCACGTATTACGTCGTGAAGGGGCTCGAAGGTGAGGCGGATACGAATGGGGATGGAGTTGTCGATGCGGATGAGCTTGGCGAATATGTCCATACGAACGTTCGACTAGCCACCGATGCACGCCAGAATCCGACGAGCGAGCGTGGAAGCTTCGATCCGAACATGGTGCTGGCCTACAACGCGACGCGGGTGAAGGCGAACCTTCCTCCGCCGCAGTATGGCAACCTCATTGTTGAAGCCAACATGGACAACACCGAGGTGTGGATCGATGGGCGCAGCGCGGGGATTGTAAATAAGGATAAGCCTTTGCGTTTGCCGGGTATTACTCCGGGGGCGCACACCATCAAGGGCATTCATCTTGGGTACGAGCCGGATGGTCCTCGCGAGGAGCAGGTGTATCCGGGGCAGGATACGACGGTGACGATCCGGATGCTGATTGCGCGGCGTGCGAGCCGGGCCGCGGTGGATGAGTTCGATAAGGGGATTGAGTTCTATAACAAGGGCTTCGAGGAGAATTACAAGAAGGCTGCGGACCACTTCGAAAGGGCCATCCAGATCGACCCGAAGTATAGCCAGGCTTACCTCTACCTTGGACGCGTCGAGAATGCTCTGTTTGAGGATCAGAAGGCCCTGACAGCGCTGAAGAAGGCGATCGAAATCGATCCCGACTACATGGAAGCGCGTTCGGGCTACGCGGCTGCACTTTTGGACGCGGGTGATCTTGATGAGTCTATCCGGCAATTGAACGTTGTGACTCGCAGAGAGCCGGATCGTGGGACGGCGTGGTATCTGCTTTCGCAGGCGTATGCGCGGAAGGGAGACTTTCCGGATGGCAAGACTTCGGCGCTGACGGCGATCAAGCTGACGCCGAAGAACGCCGAGGCTCACTTCTGGCTGGCGGAGTGTCTGCGGCAGTTGAAGGAACCGACCGAGGCGATGCAGGAGTACAACAGTTACCTGCTGCTCTCGAACTTCGATACGGGTAAGGCGGGGCAATTGAACTACTACGTCGCAGGCTATCTACTTGGGATGGGTCGGAAGAAACGGGCGGCGCAGACTGATATCTGGAAGGAACTGCGGGGGCAGG
It encodes:
- a CDS encoding tetratricopeptide repeat protein, with the translated sequence MRFLRVLLLFLVSVFITSLVMGQTTPAPDPPSATDQGATRDLKAIQQKGAQAAVTIPRSYAVVIGIATYKNLPASAQLEFPNRDAEDIYAALISPEGGQFPAENVHKLINDRATVANIRHEIEEWLPSVTKENDRVLIYFAGHGFVSSGKGYLAPYDVDIHNVANSAYPMDSLGAVIGGKIKGKWKVLITDACHSGAITPEADRKQVNQTLLDVQKSLFSLTASRDREQSFESEKWGGGHGIFTYYVVKGLEGEADTNGDGVVDADELGEYVHTNVRLATDARQNPTSERGSFDPNMVLAYNATRVKANLPPPQYGNLIVEANMDNTEVWIDGRSAGIVNKDKPLRLPGITPGAHTIKGIHLGYEPDGPREEQVYPGQDTTVTIRMLIARRASRAAVDEFDKGIEFYNKGFEENYKKAADHFERAIQIDPKYSQAYLYLGRVENALFEDQKALTALKKAIEIDPDYMEARSGYAAALLDAGDLDESIRQLNVVTRREPDRGTAWYLLSQAYARKGDFPDGKTSALTAIKLTPKNAEAHFWLAECLRQLKEPTEAMQEYNSYLLLSNFDTGKAGQLNYYVAGYLLGMGRKKRAAQTDIWKELRGQANLGLCDSEYMEKQLDPAIRDCNVALTYLPNDLFTNYRLGVLYSEKFNQQQSLGLLAAAKTHFDAAIAANPDANEADRARKYVKNIDGVLAQVK